The following proteins are co-located in the Thermus thermophilus HB8 genome:
- a CDS encoding diguanylate cyclase, producing the protein MHWPLYVALAALALGAALAGLRESAAVPWFMVAVGLVASVFGLGAGLAALGLASLLLFFQGAMNPSSLAALLLAALLAHQVGESLRRAHRRAKYLAQTHRLLAEALEALPKAQNREELLKSLPERLARLGERGHVGVWVPEGQGLRLLAARPPLSVETIPYGGVVGRAYREGRPVYVPDVRRDPDYIAPPDHKALAELALPLRERGEVVAVLNLERDRPFPEELQEGLKRFAQAVSLQLSRLADEEERRLVAELSLALQSASRLEEAAAKALALLVRALGLEAGAFWEVRGARMVNLAAHGVEEPALRKVLEEGLPYGVGLAWRVYETRSPLFTARYAEEDRTVPALKALDWRTFAALPVPTPGAPRARRIFVVGQRAERLWRRSEVDLLLLACRTLGLGLERLTEKARHEAVNRIFLELLEKPPEELYQAVLEEAIRQVPGAEAGSLLVWEDGAYRYKAAFGYDLEGLKALAFTREAQLKWYGLGEEKARQGEPRLLSVEERPIAEISHETAPPEVIDAAGKAEEIQANLCLPIPYKGEVLAYLNLENLHDPKAFGEDSLEAARFFATPLATLLHEIRTRKLLEEAALTDPLTGLPNRRAFDRFLEEELKRAERYGYPLALAVMDLRGFKQVNDRLGHAVGDLALMKVAEALQREKRNGDRIFRWGGDEFAALFPHTGKEGALKAAFRYARAIEALCFGGLCLGVNIGLAAFPEDGKTPDELLSAADSRMYQAKAQGLAVLA; encoded by the coding sequence ATGCACTGGCCCCTCTACGTCGCCCTGGCCGCCCTCGCCCTGGGAGCGGCGCTTGCGGGGCTTCGGGAGAGCGCCGCCGTCCCCTGGTTCATGGTGGCCGTGGGCCTCGTGGCGAGCGTCTTCGGGCTCGGGGCGGGGCTTGCCGCCCTGGGCCTCGCAAGCCTCCTCCTCTTCTTCCAAGGGGCCATGAACCCCTCCTCCCTCGCCGCCCTCCTCCTCGCCGCCCTTCTTGCGCACCAGGTGGGGGAAAGCCTCCGCCGGGCCCACCGCCGGGCCAAGTACCTGGCCCAGACCCACAGGCTCCTCGCCGAGGCCCTGGAGGCCCTCCCCAAGGCCCAGAACCGGGAAGAACTCCTGAAAAGCCTCCCCGAGCGCCTCGCCCGCCTCGGGGAGCGGGGGCACGTGGGGGTGTGGGTGCCCGAGGGGCAGGGCCTCCGCCTCCTCGCCGCCCGCCCCCCCCTCTCCGTGGAGACCATCCCCTACGGGGGCGTGGTGGGCCGGGCCTACCGGGAGGGGAGGCCCGTGTACGTGCCGGACGTGCGCCGGGACCCGGACTACATCGCCCCCCCGGACCACAAGGCCCTCGCCGAGCTCGCCCTTCCCCTCCGGGAGCGGGGGGAGGTGGTGGCCGTCCTCAACCTGGAGCGGGACCGGCCCTTCCCCGAGGAGCTCCAGGAGGGCCTTAAGCGCTTCGCCCAGGCGGTGAGCCTCCAGCTTTCCCGCCTGGCGGACGAGGAGGAAAGGCGGCTCGTGGCGGAGCTCTCCCTCGCCCTGCAAAGCGCCTCCCGCCTCGAGGAGGCGGCGGCCAAGGCCCTGGCCCTCCTGGTGCGGGCCTTGGGCCTCGAGGCCGGCGCCTTCTGGGAGGTCCGGGGCGCCCGCATGGTGAACCTCGCCGCCCACGGCGTGGAGGAGCCCGCCCTCCGCAAGGTCCTGGAGGAGGGCCTCCCTTACGGCGTAGGCCTCGCCTGGCGGGTCTACGAAACGAGAAGCCCCCTCTTCACCGCCCGCTACGCCGAGGAGGACCGGACCGTCCCCGCGCTAAAAGCCCTGGACTGGCGCACCTTCGCCGCCCTCCCCGTCCCCACCCCGGGGGCGCCCCGGGCGAGGCGGATTTTTGTGGTGGGCCAGAGGGCGGAAAGGCTTTGGCGGAGAAGCGAGGTGGACCTCCTCCTCCTCGCTTGCCGTACCCTGGGCCTCGGTCTGGAACGCCTCACGGAAAAGGCCCGGCACGAGGCGGTCAACCGGATCTTCCTGGAGCTTTTGGAAAAACCCCCGGAGGAGCTCTACCAGGCGGTCCTGGAAGAGGCCATCCGCCAGGTCCCGGGAGCGGAGGCGGGAAGCCTCTTGGTCTGGGAAGACGGGGCCTACCGCTACAAGGCGGCCTTTGGCTACGACCTGGAGGGCCTAAAGGCCCTGGCCTTCACCCGGGAGGCCCAGCTCAAATGGTACGGCCTGGGGGAGGAAAAGGCCCGCCAAGGGGAGCCCCGCCTCCTCAGCGTGGAGGAAAGGCCCATCGCCGAGATCAGCCACGAGACCGCCCCGCCCGAGGTCATAGACGCCGCCGGGAAGGCCGAGGAGATCCAGGCCAACCTCTGCCTCCCCATCCCCTACAAGGGGGAGGTCCTGGCCTACCTCAACCTGGAGAACCTCCACGACCCCAAAGCCTTCGGCGAGGACTCCCTGGAGGCCGCCCGCTTCTTCGCCACGCCCCTCGCCACCCTCCTCCACGAAATCCGCACCCGGAAGCTCCTGGAAGAGGCCGCCCTCACCGACCCCCTCACGGGCCTGCCCAACCGCCGGGCCTTTGACCGCTTTCTGGAAGAGGAGCTCAAGCGGGCGGAGCGCTACGGCTACCCTCTCGCCCTCGCGGTCATGGACCTGAGGGGCTTCAAGCAGGTGAACGACCGCCTGGGCCACGCCGTGGGGGACCTCGCCCTCATGAAGGTGGCCGAGGCCCTGCAAAGGGAGAAGCGGAACGGGGACCGGATCTTCCGCTGGGGCGGGGACGAGTTCGCCGCCCTCTTCCCCCACACCGGGAAGGAAGGCGCCCTCAAGGCCGCCTTCCGCTACGCCCGGGCCATAGAGGCCCTCTGCTTCGGGGGGCTCTGCCTGGGGGTGAACATCGGCCTCGCCGCCTTCCCCGAGGACGGCAAGACCCCCGACGAGCTCCTCTCCGCCGCCGACAGCCGCATGTACCAGGCCAAGGCGCAAGGGCTCGCCGTCTTGGCTTGA
- a CDS encoding carbohydrate kinase family protein has translation MVEKPAIALVGESLVDLVLEGESPLTFTGSLGGSVLNTATVLARLGYPVRFFSEVGEDWLSAWSEAEMARRGLNPKLRRHPGPMPLALVRLDPEGNARYSFHRPFQAPFLPEAGALRGVGAFHFGSLFALEARTAKGVAALLEEAARAGALLSYDPNLRGLPSPEERARVEAYLGRVDLLKLSLEDARLLFPEAPLEAVRRLPPRLKVLTLGPEGALAFLGEGEVRVPGVRVRVVDTVGAGDTFTAGLLALLLRRGGGRGVLEGLDLEGLREALEAAVALSALACTVRGAGLPEEGLAAWRARWLAG, from the coding sequence ATGGTGGAGAAGCCCGCTATCGCCCTCGTGGGGGAAAGCCTGGTGGACTTGGTCCTGGAGGGGGAAAGCCCCCTTACCTTCACCGGGTCCTTAGGCGGCTCGGTTCTGAACACGGCCACGGTCCTCGCCCGGCTCGGCTACCCCGTTCGCTTCTTTTCCGAGGTGGGGGAGGACTGGCTTTCCGCCTGGAGCGAGGCGGAGATGGCCCGGAGGGGCCTGAACCCGAAGCTTCGGCGCCACCCCGGCCCCATGCCCTTGGCCCTCGTCCGTCTGGACCCGGAGGGGAACGCCCGTTACAGCTTCCACCGCCCCTTCCAGGCCCCCTTCCTGCCGGAGGCGGGCGCCTTGCGGGGGGTGGGGGCCTTCCACTTCGGCTCCCTCTTCGCCCTCGAGGCCCGCACCGCGAAAGGGGTGGCCGCCCTTTTGGAGGAGGCCGCGAGGGCGGGGGCCCTCCTTTCCTACGACCCCAACCTCAGGGGCCTCCCCTCGCCCGAGGAAAGGGCCCGGGTGGAGGCCTACCTCGGGCGGGTGGACCTTTTGAAGCTCTCCTTGGAGGACGCCCGCCTCCTCTTCCCCGAGGCGCCCTTGGAGGCCGTGCGCCGCCTCCCTCCCAGGCTCAAGGTCCTCACCCTGGGGCCCGAGGGGGCTTTGGCCTTCCTCGGGGAAGGGGAGGTGCGGGTTCCCGGGGTGCGGGTGCGGGTGGTGGACACCGTGGGCGCGGGGGACACCTTCACGGCGGGCCTCCTCGCCCTCCTCCTCAGGCGGGGCGGGGGGAGGGGGGTTCTGGAGGGCCTGGACCTCGAGGGCCTGCGGGAGGCTTTGGAGGCGGCCGTGGCCCTTTCCGCCTTGGCCTGCACCGTCCGGGGGGCGGGCCTCCCCGAGGAGGGCCTCGCCGCCTGGCGGGCCCGGTGGCTTGCGGGCTAG
- a CDS encoding lipocalin family protein yields the protein MRPFRTAWLALLLAACAPALLAVDPGRLPEPEDWDPKPAQLEWWYASGWVEPYAFHFAFFKAYAPPSYRILGLPGSLFGPFHAAHLALTDLRTGKRRFLEVADQDLFAKRGEALPGPRLALMGWRFYREGEGFRLEAPGVDLRFRPLKPPVVHPPSGTAETGRMHYQSYTRVAAWGEVLGEEARGEAWLDHQWGEQLSGLAATWDWFGLHLSDGSELMAYRVKAPSGRVVQVLASRVDPLGNREDLALDFLPLETWTSPSGRAYTLVWRLEGPELTLVLRPLFREGEILSRTTRVAYWEGPVAGEGRFRGYRVRARGMGEFVAGAFRP from the coding sequence ATGCGCCCCTTCCGGACCGCCTGGCTCGCCCTCCTCCTCGCGGCCTGCGCCCCCGCCCTCCTCGCCGTGGACCCGGGCCGCCTCCCCGAGCCCGAGGACTGGGACCCCAAGCCCGCCCAGCTGGAGTGGTGGTACGCCTCGGGGTGGGTGGAGCCCTACGCCTTCCACTTCGCCTTCTTCAAGGCCTACGCCCCGCCCTCCTACCGCATCCTGGGCCTCCCCGGGAGCCTCTTCGGGCCCTTCCACGCCGCCCACCTCGCCCTCACCGACCTCCGCACCGGGAAGCGGCGCTTTCTGGAGGTGGCGGACCAGGACCTCTTCGCCAAGAGGGGCGAGGCCCTGCCCGGCCCGCGGCTGGCCCTCATGGGGTGGCGGTTTTACCGGGAGGGGGAGGGGTTCCGCCTCGAGGCGCCGGGCGTGGACCTCCGCTTCCGTCCCCTGAAGCCTCCCGTGGTCCACCCCCCCTCGGGCACCGCGGAGACGGGGCGGATGCACTACCAGTCCTACACCAGGGTCGCCGCCTGGGGGGAGGTCCTGGGGGAGGAGGCGCGGGGGGAGGCCTGGCTGGACCACCAGTGGGGGGAACAGCTCTCCGGGCTTGCCGCCACCTGGGACTGGTTCGGCCTCCACCTCTCCGACGGCTCCGAGCTCATGGCCTACCGGGTCAAGGCGCCCTCGGGACGGGTGGTCCAGGTCCTGGCGAGCCGGGTGGACCCCCTGGGCAACAGGGAGGACCTCGCCCTGGACTTCCTTCCCTTGGAGACCTGGACGAGCCCCTCGGGCCGCGCCTACACCCTGGTCTGGCGCCTGGAAGGGCCGGAACTCACCTTGGTCCTGAGGCCCCTCTTCCGCGAGGGGGAGATCCTCTCCCGCACCACCCGGGTGGCCTACTGGGAAGGGCCCGTGGCGGGGGAGGGCCGCTTCAGGGGCTACCGCGTCCGCGCCCGCGGCATGGGCGAGTTCGTGGCCGGGGCCTTCCGGCCGTAA
- a CDS encoding DUF4388 domain-containing protein, giving the protein MALFGSLDSMPLEELLLVLKSKEGALEIWNVKGLPATTLYLKPGRIRSIDQRGKPLPPEAAKAVLLTLLKAREGSFEFLPNLRPRHRVRLNWPTEKALLSLVTLHDELDRYRDQLPDPQTRFRLQGSPPEDARYRGFLEKAAPYLERGTTAQELAQALASPVDLVRLYLLKLERLGALRREAQKGAAPLLFGKGGAA; this is encoded by the coding sequence GTGGCCCTCTTCGGCAGTCTGGACTCCATGCCCCTTGAGGAGCTCCTCCTCGTCCTCAAGTCCAAAGAGGGGGCGCTGGAGATCTGGAACGTGAAGGGCCTCCCCGCCACCACCCTCTACCTCAAACCCGGCCGCATCCGCTCCATTGACCAGCGGGGGAAGCCCCTCCCCCCGGAGGCCGCCAAGGCGGTCCTCCTTACCCTGCTGAAAGCGCGGGAAGGAAGCTTTGAGTTCCTCCCCAACCTCCGTCCCCGGCACCGGGTGCGCCTCAACTGGCCCACGGAAAAGGCCCTCCTTTCCCTGGTCACCCTTCACGACGAGCTTGACCGCTACCGGGACCAGCTTCCCGACCCTCAGACCCGCTTCCGCCTACAAGGAAGCCCCCCGGAAGACGCCCGGTACCGAGGCTTTCTGGAAAAGGCCGCCCCTTACCTGGAGCGAGGGACCACGGCGCAGGAGCTCGCCCAGGCCCTCGCCTCACCCGTGGACCTGGTCCGCCTTTACCTCCTGAAGCTGGAGCGCTTGGGCGCCCTGCGGCGGGAGGCCCAAAAAGGCGCGGCCCCGCTACTTTTCGGCAAGGGAGGCGCCGCATGA
- a CDS encoding HD-GYP domain-containing protein — MNPTVLVAEDDPVQRLLLRRALEPLGVEVRLARHGREALDLALEAPPHLVLTDLHMPHMDGLELTRRLKALDPLLPVLLFTADRDHETRLRGLEAGADDFLNRPFDLTELRLRVKGHLERRRLQEKLEDLERALLALVRAVEAKDPYTAGHAERVARYALLGARELGAGEEELRDLHMGALLHDVGKIGLPDRILRGEAPLSAADWRLIQAHPVKGDEILTPLKAHPRLRPYVRWHHEKLDGSGYPDGLTEIPLLVQVLSAADMYDALTSRRTYREAVKPEEALEALEREAREGRLALEAVRALRSGLRRGASEAKGHVLHL, encoded by the coding sequence ATGAACCCCACGGTGCTCGTGGCCGAGGACGACCCCGTCCAGCGCCTTCTCCTCCGCCGGGCCTTGGAGCCTCTCGGCGTGGAGGTGCGCCTCGCCCGCCACGGCAGGGAGGCCTTGGACCTGGCCCTGGAGGCCCCGCCCCATCTGGTCCTCACCGACCTCCACATGCCCCACATGGACGGGCTGGAGCTCACGCGAAGGCTCAAGGCCCTGGACCCCTTGCTCCCCGTGCTCCTCTTCACGGCGGACCGGGACCACGAGACCCGGCTTAGGGGCCTGGAGGCGGGGGCTGACGACTTCCTGAACCGCCCCTTTGACCTCACCGAGCTCCGGCTCCGGGTGAAGGGGCATCTGGAGCGGAGGCGGCTTCAGGAGAAGCTGGAGGACCTGGAGCGGGCCCTCCTCGCCCTGGTGCGGGCGGTGGAGGCCAAGGACCCCTACACCGCAGGCCACGCGGAGCGGGTCGCCCGCTACGCCCTCCTGGGGGCGCGGGAGCTTGGGGCCGGTGAGGAGGAGCTCCGGGACCTCCACATGGGGGCGCTCCTCCACGACGTGGGCAAGATCGGCCTGCCCGACCGCATCCTTCGGGGAGAGGCCCCGCTTTCGGCAGCGGACTGGCGGCTCATCCAAGCCCACCCCGTCAAGGGGGACGAGATCCTCACGCCCCTGAAGGCCCACCCCCGCCTCCGTCCCTATGTGCGCTGGCACCACGAGAAGCTGGACGGCTCCGGCTACCCCGACGGCCTCACGGAGATCCCCCTCCTGGTCCAGGTCCTGAGCGCCGCCGACATGTACGACGCCCTCACCAGCCGCAGGACCTACCGGGAGGCCGTAAAGCCCGAGGAAGCCCTGGAGGCCCTGGAGCGGGAGGCCCGGGAGGGGAGGCTCGCCCTCGAGGCGGTGCGGGCCTTGCGGTCGGGCCTCCGGCGCGGGGCCTCAGAGGCCAAAGGACACGTACTTCACCTCTAG
- a CDS encoding NAD-dependent succinate-semialdehyde dehydrogenase codes for MEVKEAPTEALIGGAWRRLARRFPVVSPATGERVAEVADCGEEEAREALEEAVLAFPAWSRATAYERAQVLRRWYERILEHKEPLARLMALEMGKPLKEGRAEVAYAAGFVEWYAEEAKRVYGETVPSQFPHKRILVRYEPVGPVYGITPWNFPAAMVTRKVAPALAAGCTFVLKPAEESPLTALYLAKLFLEAGGPPGVFQVLPTSRPAEVSRPFLEDERVRKLTFTGSTEVGVRLYEEAAKTLKRVSLELGGGAPVLVFADADLDRAVEETLRAKFRNAGESCVAANRIFVQAEVAEAFAEAYARRVQALKVGDPLSEETDIGPLVNEAALRKVRTHVEDALAKGARLVAGGEAKGLFFAPTVLLDVKPESLLFREETFGPVAPLTVFREEEEAVRWANGFPVGLAAYVFTRDLSRAFRVAEALEYGIVGVNDGVPSTPQAPFGGVKRSGLGREGGKWGLLEYLEVKYVSFGL; via the coding sequence ATGGAGGTCAAGGAAGCACCCACGGAGGCCCTCATCGGCGGGGCGTGGCGGCGCTTGGCGCGGAGGTTCCCCGTGGTCTCTCCGGCCACGGGGGAGCGGGTGGCCGAGGTGGCGGACTGCGGGGAGGAGGAGGCGCGGGAGGCCTTGGAGGAGGCGGTTTTGGCCTTCCCCGCCTGGAGCCGGGCCACGGCCTACGAACGGGCCCAGGTCCTCAGGCGCTGGTACGAGCGCATCCTAGAGCACAAGGAGCCCCTCGCCCGGCTCATGGCCCTGGAGATGGGGAAGCCCCTCAAGGAGGGGAGGGCCGAGGTGGCCTACGCCGCGGGGTTCGTGGAGTGGTACGCCGAGGAGGCGAAGCGGGTCTACGGGGAGACGGTCCCCTCCCAGTTTCCCCACAAGCGGATCCTGGTGCGCTACGAGCCCGTGGGGCCGGTCTACGGCATCACCCCCTGGAACTTCCCCGCGGCCATGGTGACCCGCAAGGTGGCCCCGGCCTTGGCGGCGGGGTGCACCTTCGTGCTGAAGCCCGCGGAGGAGAGCCCCCTCACCGCCCTCTACCTGGCCAAGCTCTTCCTGGAGGCGGGGGGCCCCCCTGGGGTCTTCCAGGTCCTCCCCACCTCCAGGCCCGCCGAGGTCTCCCGCCCCTTCCTGGAGGACGAAAGGGTCCGCAAGCTCACCTTCACGGGGAGCACCGAGGTGGGGGTGAGGCTCTACGAGGAGGCGGCCAAGACCCTGAAGCGGGTCTCCTTGGAGCTTGGGGGCGGGGCGCCCGTTTTGGTCTTCGCCGACGCCGACCTGGATAGGGCGGTGGAGGAGACGCTTCGGGCCAAGTTCCGCAACGCTGGGGAGTCCTGCGTGGCCGCCAACCGGATCTTCGTCCAGGCGGAGGTGGCCGAGGCCTTCGCCGAGGCCTACGCCCGGAGGGTCCAGGCCCTGAAGGTGGGGGACCCCCTCTCGGAGGAGACGGACATCGGCCCCCTGGTGAACGAGGCTGCCCTTAGGAAGGTGCGGACCCACGTGGAGGACGCCCTCGCCAAGGGGGCGAGGCTCGTGGCGGGAGGGGAGGCCAAGGGGCTCTTCTTCGCCCCCACGGTGCTTTTAGACGTGAAGCCGGAGAGCCTCCTCTTCCGGGAGGAGACCTTTGGCCCGGTGGCCCCCCTCACCGTTTTCCGGGAGGAGGAGGAGGCGGTGCGCTGGGCCAACGGCTTCCCCGTGGGGCTTGCCGCCTACGTCTTCACCCGGGACCTCTCCCGGGCCTTCCGGGTGGCGGAGGCCCTGGAGTACGGCATCGTGGGGGTGAACGACGGCGTGCCCTCCACCCCGCAGGCCCCCTTTGGCGGCGTGAAGCGCTCGGGGCTCGGCCGGGAAGGGGGGAAGTGGGGCCTTTTGGAGTACCTAGAGGTGAAGTACGTGTCCTTTGGCCTCTGA
- a CDS encoding UvrD-helicase domain-containing protein, whose amino-acid sequence MKLYVASAGTGKTHTLVEELLALVKGGVPLRRIAAVTFTRKAAEELRARARKGVEALAREEPGLGGAVREVHGAVFGTIHGFMAEALRHAAPFLSLDPDFAVVDELLAEALFLEEARSLLYLLGEDPGLEAFLRRLYQGRTLAEAFRPLEGAEGLVRLFAEALARYRRRAQEVLGPGDLEALALRLLRHPQALARVVERFPHVLVDEYQDTSPLQGRFFRALEEAGARVVAVGDPKQSIYLFRNARLEVFREALGRAEEVLVLDETRRHARRVAAFLNRFVALFPEGERVAVRPTREAEGRVEVHWVEGGAGLEERRRFEADLLARRLLALKAEGYAFGEMAVLVRSRASLPLLERAFRARGVPYVLRRGQSFFNRLEVRDLYHALRLALLEGPPGPEERRSLLAFLRSPFVGLNLGEVEEALLREDPLPYLPQAVRDRVAWLRGLAGKRPLEALKALVRDEVFLSRLSPRARANLDALLLLAGLERFPDLEALLEWLRLRALDPEASELPEGGEGVGLLTVHAAKGLEWPVVAVYDVARGEPGPASPVLVGPEGEVAVAGTRAHRDLAQRLAQAQREEAVRLLYVALSRARDVLLVTGSRSGRESPWAQALERLGLGPESQDPLVARHPVPQGWRPPRPAPAARREGPPAPYAEHLLPPRPLPLVHSPSAHLKAEPKPLAEALEGEAVSGFARALGTLVHYALARDLDPEDGRAMRALLHQEVAFPFAEGEKERLLAEVRALLRRYRGMLGRELPALEERAEDYRELPLVLPLKGTVWHGVLDRVYRVGDRWYLDDYKTDREVRPEAYRLQLALYRRALLEAWGVRAEARLVYLRAGRVHAFGEAELEEALAALPS is encoded by the coding sequence GTGAAGCTCTACGTGGCCTCGGCGGGCACGGGGAAGACCCATACCCTGGTGGAGGAGCTTTTGGCCCTGGTGAAGGGGGGTGTGCCCCTGCGGCGCATCGCCGCCGTCACCTTCACCCGCAAGGCGGCGGAGGAGCTTCGGGCCCGGGCGAGGAAGGGGGTGGAGGCCCTGGCCCGGGAGGAGCCGGGCCTTGGCGGGGCGGTCCGGGAGGTCCACGGGGCGGTCTTCGGCACCATCCACGGCTTCATGGCGGAGGCCTTGCGCCACGCGGCCCCCTTCCTCTCCCTGGACCCGGACTTCGCCGTGGTGGACGAGCTCCTCGCCGAGGCCCTCTTCCTGGAGGAGGCGCGAAGCCTCCTCTACCTCCTGGGGGAGGACCCGGGGCTTGAGGCCTTCCTCCGCCGCCTCTACCAGGGGCGGACCCTGGCCGAGGCGTTTAGGCCTCTGGAGGGGGCGGAGGGGCTTGTGCGCCTCTTCGCGGAGGCCCTGGCCCGGTACCGCCGCCGGGCCCAGGAGGTCCTGGGCCCGGGGGACCTCGAGGCCCTCGCCCTCCGCCTCCTCCGCCACCCCCAGGCCCTCGCCCGGGTGGTGGAGCGCTTTCCCCACGTCCTCGTGGACGAGTACCAGGACACGAGCCCCCTCCAGGGGCGCTTCTTCCGGGCCCTGGAGGAGGCGGGGGCCCGGGTGGTGGCCGTGGGGGACCCGAAGCAGTCCATCTACCTCTTCCGCAACGCCCGGCTGGAGGTCTTCCGCGAGGCCCTGGGGCGGGCGGAGGAAGTCTTGGTCCTGGACGAGACCCGCCGCCACGCCCGGAGGGTGGCCGCTTTCCTGAACCGCTTCGTGGCCCTCTTCCCCGAGGGGGAGCGGGTGGCGGTGCGCCCCACCAGGGAAGCCGAGGGCCGGGTGGAGGTCCACTGGGTGGAGGGGGGGGCGGGGCTTGAGGAGCGGAGGCGGTTTGAGGCCGACCTCCTCGCCCGCCGCCTCCTCGCCCTAAAGGCGGAGGGCTACGCCTTCGGGGAGATGGCCGTCTTGGTGCGGAGCCGCGCGAGCCTTCCCCTTTTGGAGCGGGCCTTCCGCGCCCGGGGCGTGCCTTACGTCCTTCGCCGGGGGCAGAGCTTCTTCAACCGCCTCGAGGTCCGGGACCTTTACCACGCCCTGCGGCTCGCCCTCCTCGAGGGGCCCCCGGGGCCCGAGGAGCGCCGCTCCCTCCTCGCCTTTCTGCGAAGCCCCTTCGTGGGGCTCAACCTTGGGGAGGTGGAGGAGGCCCTCCTCCGGGAAGACCCGCTTCCTTACCTCCCCCAGGCGGTGCGGGACCGGGTGGCCTGGCTGAGGGGCCTCGCCGGGAAGCGGCCCCTCGAGGCCCTCAAGGCCCTGGTGCGGGACGAGGTCTTTCTTTCTCGGCTTTCCCCCCGGGCCCGGGCCAACCTGGACGCCCTCCTCCTCCTTGCGGGCCTGGAGCGCTTCCCCGACCTGGAGGCCCTCCTGGAGTGGCTCAGGCTCCGGGCCCTGGACCCCGAGGCGAGCGAGCTTCCCGAGGGTGGGGAAGGGGTGGGCCTCCTCACGGTCCACGCCGCCAAGGGGCTGGAGTGGCCGGTGGTGGCCGTCTACGACGTGGCCCGAGGGGAGCCAGGCCCGGCCTCCCCGGTCCTCGTGGGGCCTGAGGGGGAGGTGGCCGTGGCGGGGACGCGGGCCCACCGGGACCTCGCCCAAAGGCTTGCTCAGGCCCAGAGGGAGGAGGCGGTCCGCCTCCTCTACGTGGCCCTCTCCCGGGCCCGGGACGTCCTCCTCGTCACCGGAAGCCGCTCGGGCCGGGAAAGCCCCTGGGCCCAGGCCCTGGAAAGGCTCGGCCTGGGCCCGGAAAGCCAGGACCCCCTGGTGGCGCGCCACCCTGTGCCCCAGGGCTGGAGGCCGCCCCGTCCTGCGCCCGCCGCGAGGCGGGAAGGGCCTCCAGCCCCCTACGCCGAGCACCTCCTTCCCCCAAGGCCCCTCCCCCTCGTCCACTCCCCGAGCGCCCACCTGAAGGCGGAGCCCAAGCCCCTCGCCGAGGCCTTGGAGGGGGAGGCCGTCTCCGGGTTCGCCCGCGCCCTCGGCACCCTGGTCCACTACGCCCTCGCCCGGGACCTGGACCCGGAGGACGGGAGGGCCATGCGGGCCCTCCTCCACCAGGAGGTGGCCTTTCCCTTCGCCGAGGGGGAGAAGGAGCGGCTTTTGGCCGAGGTCCGGGCCCTGCTTCGGCGCTACCGGGGGATGCTGGGGCGGGAGCTTCCCGCTTTGGAGGAGCGGGCGGAGGATTACCGGGAGCTTCCCCTCGTCCTCCCCCTCAAGGGGACGGTCTGGCACGGGGTGCTGGACCGGGTCTACCGGGTGGGGGACCGCTGGTACCTGGACGACTACAAGACGGACCGGGAGGTCCGGCCCGAGGCCTACCGCCTCCAGCTCGCCCTCTACCGGCGGGCCCTCCTCGAGGCCTGGGGGGTGAGGGCCGAGGCCCGGCTCGTCTACCTGCGCGCCGGGCGGGTCCACGCCTTCGGCGAGGCGGAGCTTGAGGAGGCCTTGGCGGCCCTCCCCTCATAG